The following coding sequences lie in one Komagataeibacter sucrofermentans DSM 15973 genomic window:
- the nhaA gene encoding Na+/H+ antiporter NhaA produces the protein MTVPTTFLPQRLRAFLCSPAGGACALLLASVLGFGLANSPWAGAYGAVAQWPLRLAVLGAPGPHTLTAWVSDGLMALFFLSIILEIRQEISDGHLSSPPKVALPLIGALGGMVVPALVYVFITRGAADAAQGWAIPIATDAAFTLPIILLLGTRVAPAARVWLMALAVFDDLLGIAVIAIFYSSAPCWPALGCACMVLAGLVAARRGRVVNPCVYGLGGVLLWGLCVRAGVQPTLAGVAIGACLPAPLARPALNAVVTWGVLPLFGFLNVGVSLAGAHMGMLLAPVPLGVLLGLVVGKPVGVFGASVLAARLGLASLPEATSLHMLFGLSLLCGIGFTISLFIASLAFTDPALVGAAKLGIVAGSLVAALSGWLWLRFGDKP, from the coding sequence ATGACCGTTCCGACCACTTTCCTGCCACAGCGCCTGCGGGCTTTCTTGTGTTCCCCCGCAGGGGGTGCCTGCGCGTTGCTGCTGGCGTCCGTTTTGGGGTTCGGACTGGCCAATTCGCCATGGGCCGGGGCTTACGGGGCGGTGGCGCAATGGCCACTCCGCCTTGCTGTTCTGGGCGCACCGGGGCCACACACTTTGACGGCCTGGGTGTCTGATGGACTGATGGCGCTGTTTTTCCTGAGCATCATTCTCGAAATCAGGCAGGAAATCAGCGATGGCCATCTTTCATCACCCCCCAAGGTCGCCCTGCCGCTGATTGGCGCGCTGGGCGGCATGGTGGTTCCGGCCCTTGTTTATGTATTCATAACCCGTGGCGCGGCGGATGCGGCGCAAGGATGGGCCATACCGATTGCAACCGATGCCGCCTTTACCCTGCCCATCATCCTGCTGCTTGGCACGCGCGTAGCCCCGGCGGCACGGGTGTGGCTCATGGCGCTGGCGGTTTTTGATGACCTGCTGGGCATTGCCGTCATTGCGATCTTTTACAGTTCAGCGCCCTGCTGGCCTGCCTTGGGCTGCGCCTGCATGGTACTGGCGGGGCTGGTTGCGGCCCGTCGTGGCAGGGTGGTCAATCCGTGCGTTTACGGGCTGGGTGGCGTGCTGTTATGGGGGCTGTGCGTGCGCGCGGGCGTGCAGCCAACGCTTGCGGGTGTGGCAATCGGGGCGTGCCTGCCCGCTCCGCTGGCGCGACCGGCGCTGAACGCGGTTGTGACATGGGGGGTGCTGCCGCTGTTTGGTTTCCTCAATGTGGGCGTGTCGCTTGCGGGGGCGCATATGGGCATGCTGCTGGCTCCTGTGCCGCTTGGAGTGCTGCTGGGGCTGGTGGTGGGCAAGCCCGTGGGCGTTTTTGGCGCAAGCGTGCTGGCGGCCAGGCTGGGGTTGGCCAGCCTGCCGGAGGCAACCTCGCTGCACATGCTGTTCGGGCTTTCGCTTTTATGTGGCATTGGCTTTACCATCAGCCTGTTCATTGCCAGCCTTGCCTTTACGGACCCCGCCCTGGTGGGGGCTGCGAAGCTGGGCATAGTCGCAGGCTCCCTTGTTGCTGCGCTGTCGGGCTGGCTGTGGCTGCGTTTCGGGGACAAACCATAG
- a CDS encoding rhodanese-related sulfurtransferase produces the protein MWPFPAQVASVTDPSPSSASPSAELPIRVAALYHFTPFADVAAVRERLLAACHELGIRGILLVAHEGINGTIAGTDAGIGAILAIIRALPGCAGLEVKFSRAPALPFHRMKVRIKREIVTMGIDGLDPRRDVGHYVPPEDWNALISDPDTIVIDTRNDYEVAIGTFRGAIDPRTKTFREFPQWFREHRAALEHEGRTPKIAMFCTGGIRCEKATAFVRAEGVEDVFHLQGGILKYLETVPEPQSLWEGECFVFDQRVSVGHGLAPGTFDICHACRTPLSAADRQSPDYEEGVRCPHCSTERTKAQRQRYAERERQIQLARSRGAHHMGLPLPVGAEAPKEAAPSAREQKPVSK, from the coding sequence ATGTGGCCGTTTCCAGCACAGGTTGCCAGTGTGACAGATCCATCCCCTTCTTCCGCATCGCCATCGGCGGAACTGCCCATCCGCGTCGCGGCCCTTTACCATTTCACCCCGTTTGCGGATGTCGCCGCCGTGCGCGAGCGGCTGCTGGCAGCCTGCCACGAACTGGGCATACGCGGCATATTGCTCGTGGCGCATGAAGGGATCAATGGCACCATCGCCGGAACGGATGCGGGGATTGGCGCCATACTGGCCATCATCCGCGCCCTGCCCGGCTGTGCCGGGCTTGAGGTCAAGTTCTCGCGCGCGCCTGCGCTGCCGTTTCACCGCATGAAGGTGCGCATCAAGCGCGAGATCGTGACCATGGGCATCGATGGCCTCGACCCACGGCGCGATGTGGGCCACTACGTGCCGCCCGAGGACTGGAACGCCCTGATTTCAGACCCCGACACCATCGTGATCGACACCCGCAATGATTATGAAGTCGCGATCGGCACCTTTCGCGGCGCGATTGATCCGCGCACGAAAACCTTCCGTGAATTTCCGCAATGGTTCCGTGAACACCGGGCCGCGCTGGAGCACGAAGGCCGCACGCCAAAGATCGCCATGTTCTGCACCGGCGGCATCCGGTGCGAGAAAGCCACCGCCTTTGTCCGCGCCGAAGGGGTGGAGGACGTATTTCACCTGCAGGGCGGCATCCTGAAATACCTTGAAACCGTGCCCGAGCCCCAGAGCCTGTGGGAAGGCGAATGCTTTGTGTTTGACCAGCGCGTGAGCGTAGGCCACGGGCTGGCCCCCGGCACATTCGACATCTGCCACGCCTGCCGCACGCCGCTCAGCGCTGCCGACCGCCAGTCGCCGGACTATGAGGAAGGCGTGCGCTGCCCGCATTGCAGCACAGAACGGACCAAGGCCCAGCGCCAGCGCTATGCCGAACGCGAACGCCAGATCCAACTGGCCAGAAGCCGCGGCGCGCACCATATGGGCCTGCCCCTGCCGGTTGGCGCAGAAGCGCCGAAAGAAGCCGCCCCATCCGCACGGGAACAGAAGCCCGTTTCAAAATAA
- a CDS encoding SDR family oxidoreductase, with protein MVDHSIKGKTVIITGGAKNLGALVARDLAAHGAKAIAIHYHSAATKPEADKTLAALKAAGVQAVALQADLTASGAVAKLFADTVAAIGRPDIAINTVGQVLKKPIAETTEAEFDAMFAVNTRVAYFFIKEAGLHLNDNGKLLTLVTSLLGAYTPFYSTYAGSKAAVEHFTRAASKEYGARGISVNAIGPGPMDTPFFYGQEAPEAVAYHKSAAALSPFSRTGLTEIEDIAPYIRFIVSEGWWMTGQTILVNGGYTTK; from the coding sequence ATGGTCGATCACAGCATCAAGGGTAAGACGGTTATCATAACAGGCGGGGCCAAGAACCTTGGCGCGCTCGTGGCCCGTGACCTTGCGGCCCATGGTGCAAAAGCCATTGCCATTCACTACCACAGCGCGGCCACGAAACCCGAGGCCGACAAAACGCTTGCGGCGCTGAAGGCGGCAGGCGTGCAGGCCGTGGCCCTTCAGGCCGACCTGACCGCAAGCGGCGCGGTCGCCAAACTGTTTGCCGATACGGTGGCCGCGATCGGCCGGCCTGACATTGCCATCAACACCGTAGGCCAGGTGCTCAAGAAGCCGATTGCCGAGACGACCGAGGCCGAGTTCGATGCCATGTTCGCGGTTAACACGCGGGTTGCATATTTCTTCATCAAGGAAGCGGGCCTTCATCTTAACGACAACGGCAAGCTGCTGACCCTCGTCACCTCGCTGCTTGGTGCGTATACGCCGTTTTATTCCACCTATGCGGGGTCAAAGGCGGCGGTGGAGCATTTTACCCGTGCTGCCTCGAAGGAATATGGCGCGCGCGGCATTTCGGTCAACGCAATCGGGCCGGGCCCGATGGATACGCCTTTCTTTTACGGGCAGGAAGCGCCCGAGGCCGTGGCCTACCACAAATCGGCCGCAGCGCTTTCCCCCTTCAGCCGGACCGGCCTGACCGAGATCGAGGATATAGCCCCCTATATCCGTTTCATCGTATCGGAAGGGTGGTGGATGACCGGCCAGACCATTCTGGTCAATGGCGGTTACACCACCAAGTAG
- a CDS encoding LysR family transcriptional regulator encodes MDRIDLFRIFTRVVETASFTRAANTLSMPRSSVSAAIQELENRLGTRLLARTTRSVTPTPDGTAFSEHCVRLVTDVEEAETLFQKDRTAPRGLLRVNLPGRIGRLIVAPALPAFLQDYPDIDIELGVSDRTVNLIEDGIDCVLRVGPLADSALIARQLGELPLVNVASPAYLARRGTPHTPADLPQHEAVRYASPATGRVEAWEWMAAGTVHNMSARVTVNSAEALVACALAGLGLIQVPAYDVRHHIEAGELIDVMPDWRPEPMPMALLYPHRRHLSRRVQVFADWLATLLAAAMAGHPGEAN; translated from the coding sequence GTGGATCGTATCGACCTGTTCCGTATTTTCACCCGCGTGGTGGAAACCGCCAGCTTCACCCGCGCGGCCAATACGCTCAGCATGCCGCGCTCCTCGGTGTCGGCCGCCATACAGGAACTTGAGAACCGGCTGGGCACAAGACTGCTCGCCCGCACCACCCGCTCTGTCACCCCCACGCCCGATGGCACCGCTTTTTCTGAACATTGCGTGCGACTGGTCACGGATGTGGAGGAAGCCGAAACCCTGTTTCAAAAAGACCGCACTGCGCCGCGTGGCCTGCTGCGCGTGAATCTGCCCGGGCGCATCGGGCGGCTGATCGTAGCCCCTGCCCTGCCCGCCTTTTTGCAAGACTACCCTGATATCGACATCGAGCTTGGCGTAAGCGACCGCACCGTGAACCTGATCGAGGACGGAATCGACTGCGTGCTGCGTGTCGGCCCGCTGGCGGATTCAGCACTGATTGCGCGGCAGTTGGGCGAGTTGCCGCTCGTCAACGTGGCCAGCCCCGCCTATCTGGCGCGCAGGGGCACGCCCCACACGCCTGCCGACCTGCCGCAACACGAGGCCGTGCGCTATGCCTCCCCCGCCACGGGCCGGGTGGAGGCATGGGAATGGATGGCGGCCGGCACGGTGCACAACATGTCGGCCCGGGTTACGGTCAACAGTGCTGAAGCCCTCGTGGCATGCGCCCTGGCCGGGCTGGGGCTGATACAGGTACCCGCCTATGACGTGCGGCACCATATCGAGGCAGGCGAACTGATTGATGTCATGCCCGACTGGCGGCCCGAACCCATGCCCATGGCGCTGCTTTACCCGCATCGCCGCCATCTGTCGCGCCGGGTGCAGGTGTTTGCCGACTGGCTTGCAACGCTGCTTGCGGCGGCAATGGCAGGACACCCCGGCGAGGCAAATTGA
- a CDS encoding sodium:proton antiporter — MSNVARFEYILLLIVLIVGLELAARKMRLPPAAALVLGGIAIALAPGLPVLEIDPDLVLIVFLPPLLLAGAYFSVWHAFRLHLFGILQLAVGGVAFTTFAVGLAAHWLIPSMPWAGCFVLGAIVAPPDAVAAKAVLKHVVLPERIITLLEGESLLDDAASLVIYRFATVAVLTGSFSLVHATVTFAWLALGGLVLGGGLGWLWIRLLRRVRDRILSITMTLLLPWVAYIGAEKLGASGVITTVVAGLVLGWRQHDVFSADERLRWAAVWEVLVFLLESLVFVLIGMALHAIVLRHRGTGWVAQDVFGPVMGIVLAVMVSRFVWMALTEGLRIACVPPSRRPGVRGFMTYVVVMGWCGMRGVVSLAIVLALPEGMPERDIMQIATFVVILATVLGQGTTIGWLIRMTEGARGQVSGQRHYLSVSQARAQIARVQERIMQHLAYDAQGQLVHDRLLEQYAYRAELAERFSHEQEALQGRQDAHYRALLVTIKAGRAELLRLHRSGEIHDAVLHQLEHELDLQQMTAEGALI; from the coding sequence ATGTCCAATGTAGCGCGCTTTGAGTATATTCTCCTGCTGATCGTGCTCATCGTCGGGCTGGAACTTGCCGCACGCAAGATGCGCCTGCCGCCTGCCGCGGCCCTTGTGCTGGGCGGTATTGCCATAGCACTCGCCCCCGGCCTGCCGGTGCTTGAAATCGACCCTGACCTGGTGCTGATCGTGTTCCTGCCGCCGCTTTTGCTGGCGGGGGCGTATTTTTCCGTCTGGCATGCGTTTCGCCTGCACCTGTTTGGCATTCTGCAACTTGCGGTGGGCGGGGTGGCGTTCACCACGTTTGCCGTGGGGCTGGCCGCGCACTGGCTTATTCCCTCCATGCCGTGGGCGGGGTGTTTCGTGCTGGGTGCTATCGTGGCCCCGCCCGATGCGGTGGCAGCCAAGGCCGTGCTCAAGCACGTGGTCCTGCCCGAGCGCATCATCACGCTGCTGGAAGGCGAAAGCCTGCTGGATGACGCGGCGAGCCTTGTCATTTACCGCTTTGCCACCGTTGCGGTGCTGACCGGCTCGTTCAGCCTTGTTCATGCCACCGTCACCTTTGCATGGCTGGCTTTGGGCGGGCTGGTGCTGGGCGGCGGGCTGGGGTGGCTGTGGATCAGGCTGCTACGCCGGGTGCGCGACCGGATCCTGAGCATTACCATGACGCTGCTGCTGCCGTGGGTGGCCTATATCGGGGCGGAGAAGCTGGGGGCGTCGGGGGTCATCACCACGGTTGTGGCGGGGCTGGTGCTGGGGTGGCGGCAGCATGACGTGTTCAGCGCCGATGAGCGCCTGCGCTGGGCGGCGGTGTGGGAGGTGCTGGTGTTCTTGCTGGAATCCCTCGTTTTCGTGCTGATCGGCATGGCGCTGCACGCCATCGTGCTGCGCCACAGGGGCACGGGCTGGGTGGCGCAAGATGTGTTCGGCCCCGTCATGGGCATTGTGCTGGCGGTCATGGTATCGCGTTTTGTGTGGATGGCCCTGACCGAGGGGCTGCGCATCGCCTGCGTGCCGCCATCACGGCGGCCGGGCGTGCGGGGGTTCATGACCTATGTTGTGGTGATGGGGTGGTGCGGCATGCGCGGCGTGGTCAGCCTGGCCATCGTGCTGGCGCTGCCCGAGGGCATGCCCGAGCGCGACATCATGCAGATCGCGACTTTCGTGGTCATTCTGGCAACCGTGCTGGGGCAGGGCACCACCATTGGCTGGCTGATCCGCATGACGGAGGGCGCGCGTGGGCAGGTGTCGGGGCAGCGGCATTACCTGTCGGTATCGCAGGCGCGCGCCCAGATCGCCCGCGTGCAGGAGCGCATCATGCAGCATCTGGCCTATGATGCGCAGGGGCAACTGGTGCATGACCGCCTGCTGGAGCAATATGCCTACCGCGCGGAACTGGCCGAGCGTTTCAGCCACGAGCAGGAGGCGTTGCAGGGGCGGCAGGACGCCCATTACCGCGCCCTGCTGGTCACCATAAAGGCAGGCCGCGCCGAACTGCTGCGGCTGCACCGCAGCGGCGAGATCCATGATGCCGTGCTGCACCAGCTTGAACATGAGCTCGACCTGCAGCAGATGACGGCGGAAGGGGCTCTGATCTAA
- a CDS encoding DUF1851 domain-containing protein, translating into MFKYFDDKFKKDSPPCNKENNAYPYPADMAESLCHLFKNYGGDSFNGGLYRIIKPKDIRIWSERICKAFPAYKKTMICFGYDWLGRAFAAENPEKGNHILMFESGTGEVFNIEGDIISFHNDELVRYGDVSLAEGFFSEWQKETGLSVKYNKCASYKIPLFLNGKDEIDNLYVEDIDVSWDIFAQILNKIRGR; encoded by the coding sequence ATGTTTAAATATTTTGATGATAAATTTAAAAAAGATTCCCCACCCTGCAATAAAGAAAATAATGCTTATCCATATCCTGCCGATATGGCGGAAAGTCTATGCCATCTGTTTAAAAATTATGGTGGCGACTCATTTAACGGTGGTCTGTATAGAATTATAAAACCTAAAGACATCAGAATATGGTCAGAACGTATTTGCAAGGCATTCCCCGCTTACAAAAAAACAATGATATGCTTTGGGTATGATTGGCTCGGCAGGGCATTCGCAGCCGAAAATCCAGAAAAAGGTAATCATATATTGATGTTTGAATCGGGAACGGGCGAGGTGTTCAATATTGAAGGCGATATTATTTCATTCCACAATGACGAGCTGGTCAGGTATGGCGATGTTAGCCTGGCAGAAGGGTTCTTCTCAGAATGGCAGAAAGAAACTGGCTTATCAGTAAAATACAATAAATGTGCTTCCTATAAAATACCCTTATTCCTGAACGGAAAAGATGAGATCGATAATTTATACGTAGAAGATATTGATGTTTCCTGGGATATTTTTGCACAAATACTAAATAAGATAAGGGGGAGGTGA
- a CDS encoding ABC transporter ATP-binding protein, translating into MNAETEPSRPSSPRPETHLPWSTRLKRRFGVYAHVPRMFRQIWRCSPALTVASICLRLVQAIQPPLALYLGKLIVDEVIRLGGHAMPAGSLAHWALHGPATRLELWIALEFALIILSDLTSRAISLVDGLLNERYINSVSLALMEHSATLDLQQFESSALQDLLERARRQASGRNNLLVQLFNIAQTTVTALVLAAGVMAFAPWLVVVLLIALLPAAAGEAHFNAEGYRLIRAKTAERREMEYLRHVGSSAEHAKELKLFGLGGFLVERFSTAAATVLEQNRRLALRRFAWSGAFAAIGSVAYYGVYIVIVWDTVRGRFSVGDLTFLSGSFLRLHGLLSSLLLGVTQTASQAQYLDDFFAFLDLRPAILSPPVTRPFPSPIRQGIRFENVGFRYPGTDRWAIRGLDLQIGAGETVALVGENGAGKTTIVKLLTRLYEPDEGRITVDGVSLRDMDLADLRAHIGVIFQDFIRYSLTASENIAVGRIEALNDTARITAAAHEGLAEDVLAKLPMGLDQPLGKRVAKGRELSGGEWQKIAISRAYMRDADLLILDEPTSALDARAETDVFERLRALRHGKAALVISHRFSTVRTADRIVVLEHGRVLEAGTHEQLLAQAGRYAELFELQAAGYQ; encoded by the coding sequence TTGAACGCTGAGACAGAACCATCCCGCCCCTCTTCCCCCCGGCCCGAAACGCACCTGCCGTGGTCCACACGGCTGAAGCGGCGTTTTGGCGTGTACGCCCATGTGCCGCGCATGTTCCGCCAGATCTGGCGGTGCAGCCCGGCGCTGACGGTGGCCAGCATCTGCCTGCGGCTGGTGCAGGCCATCCAGCCGCCGCTGGCGCTGTATCTGGGCAAGCTGATTGTCGATGAGGTCATCCGCCTTGGCGGCCATGCCATGCCCGCCGGGTCACTGGCCCACTGGGCGCTGCATGGTCCGGCCACACGGCTGGAACTCTGGATTGCGCTGGAATTCGCGCTCATCATCCTGTCCGACCTGACATCACGCGCCATTTCGCTGGTCGATGGGCTGCTCAATGAGCGTTACATCAACTCTGTCAGCCTGGCGCTGATGGAACATTCCGCAACGCTTGACCTGCAGCAGTTCGAATCAAGCGCATTGCAGGACCTGCTCGAGCGCGCGCGCCGCCAGGCCTCGGGGCGCAACAACCTGCTGGTGCAACTGTTCAACATTGCCCAGACCACGGTCACCGCACTGGTGCTGGCGGCGGGGGTCATGGCGTTTGCACCGTGGCTGGTGGTGGTGCTGCTCATAGCCCTGCTGCCTGCTGCGGCGGGCGAGGCGCATTTCAATGCCGAGGGCTACCGCCTGATCCGCGCCAAGACCGCCGAGCGGCGCGAGATGGAATATCTGCGCCACGTCGGCTCCAGCGCGGAACATGCCAAGGAACTCAAGCTGTTTGGCCTTGGCGGCTTTCTGGTCGAGCGCTTCAGCACGGCTGCGGCAACCGTGCTCGAGCAAAACCGCAGGCTGGCGCTGCGCCGGTTTGCGTGGAGCGGGGCGTTCGCAGCCATCGGCTCGGTGGCGTATTATGGCGTCTATATCGTCATTGTGTGGGATACGGTGCGCGGGCGTTTCTCGGTGGGTGACCTGACCTTTCTGTCAGGGTCGTTCCTGCGGCTGCACGGGCTGCTGTCGAGCCTGCTGCTGGGCGTGACGCAAACAGCAAGCCAGGCGCAGTATCTTGATGATTTCTTCGCCTTTCTCGACCTGCGCCCGGCCATACTCTCGCCGCCCGTCACGCGCCCCTTCCCCTCGCCCATCCGCCAGGGCATCCGCTTCGAGAATGTAGGCTTCCGCTATCCCGGCACGGACAGGTGGGCCATTCGCGGCCTCGACCTGCAGATCGGCGCGGGCGAGACAGTGGCGCTGGTGGGTGAAAATGGCGCGGGCAAGACCACCATCGTCAAACTGCTCACCCGGCTTTACGAGCCTGATGAGGGGCGGATCACGGTGGATGGCGTGAGCCTGCGCGACATGGACCTTGCTGACCTGCGTGCCCATATCGGCGTGATTTTTCAGGATTTCATCCGCTACAGCCTGACCGCATCGGAAAACATTGCCGTGGGCCGGATCGAAGCCTTGAATGACACCGCGCGCATCACCGCCGCCGCCCATGAAGGACTGGCCGAGGACGTGCTGGCCAAGCTGCCCATGGGGCTTGACCAGCCTCTGGGCAAGCGGGTGGCGAAGGGGCGCGAACTGTCAGGCGGCGAGTGGCAGAAAATCGCCATATCACGCGCCTATATGCGCGATGCCGACCTGCTGATCCTTGATGAACCGACCTCAGCACTTGATGCCCGGGCCGAGACGGATGTGTTCGAGCGCCTGCGCGCGCTGCGCCACGGCAAGGCGGCGCTGGTCATTTCGCACCGTTTTTCCACCGTGCGCACGGCAGACCGCATCGTGGTACTCGAACACGGGCGCGTGCTGGAGGCAGGCACGCATGAACAGCTCCTGGCCCAGGCTGGCCGCTATGCGGAACTGTTTGAGTTACAGGCGGCAGGCTACCAGTAG